The proteins below come from a single Procambarus clarkii isolate CNS0578487 chromosome 44, FALCON_Pclarkii_2.0, whole genome shotgun sequence genomic window:
- the LOC123745226 gene encoding uncharacterized protein, whose protein sequence is MQLLILASVLAAAVAAPQGYGLPAPSGPGLSLGGSGGGFSSGGGGFSSGGGGFSSGGGGFVSGGGGFSSGGGGFSSGGGGYSSGGGGFVSGGGGGFVSDGGFVSGGGGGGFVSGGGGGFVSGDSGFHGGSCGDGQVRHVDGSCITPQVTRNLYVFTSPEIPRGIGPRPNIPPPRVEHNVIFIRAPEGGFGVEPIVVPPPQQKNVIYVLNKNVQQGQQVVHVPAPEPQTPQVFFVNYGEGDNPTLPTGEDLQSALSSASHGSGQVIGGGISLGGGGGGVGLGGGVGLGGGTFVSDTAGFSVPSGTYGVP, encoded by the exons ATGCAGCTCCTG ATCTTGGCCTCCGTGCTGGCGGCTGCTGTAGCCGCTCCTCAGGGCTACGGCCTGCCCGCGCCCTCTGGTCCAGGGTTATCCCTCGGTGGCTCAGGAGGAGGATTCTCCTCTGGAGGTGGAGGATTCTCCTCTGGAGGTGGAGGATTCTCCTCTGGAGGTGGAGGATTCGTCTCTGGAGGTGGAGGATTCTCCTCTGGAGGTGGAGGATTCTCCTCTGGAGGTGGAGGATACTCCTCTGGAGGCGGAGGATTCGTgtctggcggcggcggcggcttcgTATCTGACGGCGGCTTCGTatctggcggcggcggcggcggcttcgtctctggcggcggcggcggcttcgTCTCTGGAGACTCTGGGTTCCATGGAGGCAGCTGTGGCGACGGGCAGGTTCGCCATGTGGACGGCAGCTGCATCACTCCACAAGTTACCAGAAATCTCTATGTGTTCACATCCCCTGAGATTCCCAGAGGAATTGGTCCACGACCAAACATTCCCCCACCGAGAGTCGAGCACAACGTGATATTCATCCGGGCTCCTGAAGGAGGTTTTGGCGTGGAACCCATCGTTGTGCCTCCGCCGCAGCAGAAGAACGTCATCTACGTCCTCAACAAGAATGTTCAGCAAGGTCAACAAGTGGTCCACGTTCCGGCACCTGAGCCACAAACTCCTCAGGTGTTCTTCGTCAACTATGGTGAGGGCGACAACCCAACTCTGCCTACGGGAGAGGACCTTCAGTCTGCCCTCAGTTCCGCTTCTCATGGTAGCGGTCAGGTCATTGGTGGTGGCAttagtcttggtggtggtggtggtggcgttggccTTGGTGGTGGCGTTGGACTTGGTGGAGGCACCTTCGTCAGCGACACGGCTGGCTTTTCTGTCCCTTCTGGCACGTACGGGGTGCCATGA
- the LOC123745227 gene encoding loricrin translates to MVLQCSYIRVYQRLRCHHNRSAKLILASVLAAAVAAPQGYGLPAPSGPGLSLGGSGGGFVSDGGGYSSGGGGFSSGGGGYSSGGGGYSSGGGGFVSGGDGGFVSGGGGGGGFVSGGGGGGGFVSGGGGGFVSGDSGFHGGSCGDGQVRHVDGSCITPQGEEIYAMEYICYRDLCHGVYLLSRSMPWSISAIEIYAMEYICYRDLCHGVYLLSRSMPWSIFAIEIYAMEYICYRDLCHGRSMPWSISAIEIYAMEYLPILASVLAAAVAAPQGYGLPAPSGPGLSLGGSGGGFVSGGGGFSSGGGGFSSGGGGFVSGGGGFSSGGGGFSSGGGGFSSGGGGYSSGGGGFVSGGGGGGFVSDGGFVSGGGGGFVSGGGGGFVSGDSGFHGGSCGDGQVRHVDGSCITPQVTRNLYVFTSPEIPRGIGPRPNIPPPRVEHNVIFIRAPEEGFGVEPIVVPPPQQKNVIYVLNKNVQQGQQVVHVPAPEPQTPQVFFVNYGEGDNPTLPTGEDLQSALSSASHGSGQVIGGGISLGGGGGGVGLGSGVGLGGGTFVSDTAGFSVPSGTYGVP, encoded by the exons ATGGTGCTACAGTGTAGCTATATTCGTGTGTACCAGAGACTACGGTGTCACCATAACCGTAGCGCGAAGTTG ATCTTGGCCTCCGTGCTGGCGGCTGCTGTAGCCGCTCCTCAGGGCTACGGCCTGCCCGCGCCCTCTGGTCCAGGGTTATCCCTCGGTGGCTCAGGAGGAGGATTCGTCTCTGATGGTGGAGGATACTCCTCTGGAGGTGGAGGATTCTCCTCTGGAGGTGGAGGATACTCCTCTGGAGGCGGAGGATACTCCTCTGGAGGTGGAGGATTCGTCTCTGGCGGCGACGGCGGCTTCGTctctggcggcggcggcggcggcggcttcgtctctggcggcggcggcggcggcggcttcgtctctggcggcggcggcggcttcgTCTCTGGAGACTCTGGGTTCCATGGAGGCAGCTGTGGCGACGGGCAGGTTCGCCATGTGGACGGCAGCTGCATCACTCCACAAGGGgaag AGATCTATGCCATGGAGTATATCTGCTATAGAGATCTATGCCATGGAGTATATCTGCTATCGAGATCTATGCCATGGAGTATATCTGCTATAGAGATCTATGCCATGGAGTATATCTGCTATAGAGATCTATGCCATGGAGTATATCTGCTATCGAGATCTATGCCATGGAGTATATTTGCTATAGAGATCTATGCCATGGAGTATATCTGCTATCGAGATCTATGCCATGGA AGATCTATGCCATGGAGTATATCTGCTATAGAGATCTATGCCATGGAGTATTTACCG ATCTTGGCCTCCGTGCTGGCGGCTGCTGTAGCCGCTCCTCAGGGCTACGGCCTGCCCGCGCCCTCTGGTCCAGGGTTATCCCTCGGTGGCTCAGGAGGAGGATTCGTCTCTGGAGGTGGAGGATTCTCCTCTGGAGGTGGAGGATTCTCCTCTGGAGGTGGAGGATTCGTCTCTGGAGGTGGAGGATTCTCCTCTGGAGGTGGAGGATTCTCCTCTGGAGGTGGAGGATTCTCCTCTGGAGGTGGAGGATACTCCTCTGGAGGCGGAGGATTCGTctctggcggcggcggcggcggcttcgTATCTGACGGCGGCTTCGTatctggcggcggcggcggcttcgtctctggcggcggcggcggcttcgTCTCTGGAGACTCTGGGTTCCATGGAGGCAGCTGTGGCGACGGGCAGGTTCGCCATGTGGACGGCAGCTGCATCACTCCACAAGTTACCAGAAATCTCTATGTGTTCACATCCCCTGAGATTCCCAGAGGAATTGGTCCACGACCAAACATTCCCCCACCGAGAGTCGAGCACAACGTGATATTCATCCGGGCTCCTGAAGAAGGTTTTGGCGTGGAACCCATCGTTGTGCCTCCGCCGCAGCAGAAGAACGTCATCTACGTCCTCAACAAGAATGTTCAGCAAGGTCAACAAGTGGTCCACGTTCCGGCACCTGAGCCACAAACTCCTCAGGTGTTCTTCGTCAACTATGGTGAGGGCGACAACCCAACTCTGCCTACGGGAGAGGACCTTCAGTCTGCCCTCAGTTCCGCTTCTCATGGTAGCGGTCAGGTCATTGGTGGTGGCAttagtcttggtggtggtggtggtggcgttggccTTGGTAGTGGCGTTGGACTTGGTGGCGGCACCTTCGTCAGCGACACGGCTGGCTTTTCTGTCCCTTCTGGCACGTACGGGGTGCCATGA